One genomic window of Gossypium hirsutum isolate 1008001.06 chromosome D11, Gossypium_hirsutum_v2.1, whole genome shotgun sequence includes the following:
- the LOC107916644 gene encoding disease resistance protein RPV1 → MASSFRHRKHDVFLSFSGEDTRNNFTSYLYRALKRKGIGAYMDENQLKTGQNLSSSLLRAIEESRISVIIFSKNYASSSWCLQELFKIMELKRLNKLEVVPIFYHVNPPDVRKCTGSFEEAFANHQQNWAHKLQGWKDAFSEAGYIKGWHIVGDKSDRSEPEYMMKIVEDIMKKMDLMSPNDIKGLVGIDHHKQQIKELLCINVKDIPMIGLGIWGMGGIGKTTLAQAVFDEVCGEFDSCCFLANVTEESERRDGIASLRDKLLSVILEEETLGTGTPRTGSKFLNDRLHRKRVLVVLDDVSDLDQLEILVDDLRHLGFGSRVIITSRDQQVLKNGSVDKIYKVEGLNYLNSLHLFSLYAFKKSHPLDDFVDLSNRFLEYAKGVPIALKVLGSTLYKKTEEQWESALDKLKEHPNPKIHNLLKMSFDGLDDLERGIFLDIACFFKGEKAEAVAKILNSCYKGAHFGISNLFDKCLINITELDSTLWMHDLLQEMGWNIVRQESKDPGERSRLWIPKDVARVLKHDAGTKSIEGIFLDMHGIDGIQLHQDVFHKMHNLRYIKFYYSQLSGKEGNSLLSQQDLKSLPGELSYFHWEYCPLKSLPPNFTPEKLVELRLPDSNFEQLWDKEQNVANLRVIDLRNCKNLTRIPDLSRALNIEELEFSGCINLTDLPCMIHLKFLENLCLKDCPVTKFPEIPRTLKTLNLSGTRIEEVPSSIQCLNRLASLHMSCTRIHNLPDSVVKMDSLKIICLSHCPNIIHFPNVSENIEDLNLAYTQIEEVPLSIGCLSKLSLLDMSGTRIGNLPSTIGNLDSLKAIHLCHCLNITQFPNVSKTVEILLLDNTPIEEIPLSIALLRGLSKLSMSDCTRIKSLPSSIFQLKFLRQLCLQGCSNLEIFPEILETMQCLSQLAFFKRLSIKASPILNEHITCVHHRRNLNVLSVILSSSFLKFHTLSTLDLSGSNIVKIPMSIRQLPNLISLHLKCCKSLIFLPELPPSLRNLNAHDCTSLELVLSGRQFWENSSLVHMLFSNCFNLDQDVVDNIVANAQLRSQCIVEEWVKERSLGFYEMITENIFDRVVACSEISERFEYQCRDSSITIKLCPDWKSDRFLCFVPSVVVNFENNPKDIDVKIVCEIQLKTICNDCHNFISRWTLPLYYDEPIFFESNNMIIWFGKNMFRKDEHYEEALFEFYITAGEDGKCADHMKVEKCGVHVFYVDAKCSINGNVKSKKNSSSDEEEGKQALKHLESSYGISAYLPCTQDDVNGCSPNMIQFQSNSPIDPNRLSLKSSFNSLDFGGSTDREDINFNNGHDKPTIRRCRSFNFNDEDEPEQKMLKHLHFF, encoded by the exons ATGGCTTCCTCCTTTCGTCACAGAAAGCATGACGTTTTTCTCAGCTTCAGCGGCGAAGATACTCGCAACAACTTCACCAGCTATTTATATCGAGCTTTGAAGCGTAAAGGGATCGGAGCTTACATGGATGAAAACCAACTGAAAACAGGGCAGAATCTGTCCTCATCACTGTTGAGAGCTATCGAAGAATCAAGGATCTCGGTAATCATTTTCTCTAAAAATTATGCTTCTTCTTCATGGTGCTTACAAGAACTTTTCAAGATCATGGAGTTGAAGCGGCTCAATAAACTAGAAGTAGTGCCTATCTTCTATCATGTTAACCCCCCCGATGTGCGAAAATGTACGGGGAGTTTTGAAGAAGCTTTTGCTAACCATCAGCAAAATTGGGCACACAAATTGCAAGGGTGGAAAGATGCTTTTTCTGAAGCTGGGTATATAAAAGGATGGCACATAGTGGGAGATAAGTCTGACAG ATCAGAACCTGAATACATGATGAAAATTGTTGAAGATATTATGAAGAAGATGGATCTTATGTCTCCTAACGATATTAAAGGATTGGTTGGAATAGATCATCACAAACAGCAGATTAAAGAATTGTTATGCATTAATGTGAAAGACATCCCAATGATAGGACTAGGAATTTGGGGTATGGGTGGTATAGGCAAGACAACTCTTGCTCAAGCTGTTTTTGATGAAGTCTGTGGTGAATTTGATAGTTGCTGCTTCCTAGCAAATGTTACAGAGGAGTCCGAAAGACGTGATGGAATTGCTTCACTCCGAGATAAGCTTCTTTCTGTGATATTAGAAGAAGAAACCCTTGGTACAGGAACTCCCAGAACAGGATCCAAATTCCTCAATGATAGACTCCATCGAAAAAGGGTACTTGTTGTCCTTGATGATGTTAGTGATTTGGACCAGTTAGAAATATTAGTAGATGATCTACGCCACTTGGGTTTTGGAAGTAGAGTTATAATAACGTCTAGAGATCAACAAGTACTTAAGAATGGATCAGTTGATAAAATATACAAGGTTGAGGGGTTGAACTACCTGAACTCACTTCATCTTTTTTCTCTATATGCCTTCAAGAAAAGCCATCCTCTTGATGATTTTGTGGATCTATCAAATCGATTTTTAGAATATGCTAAAGGGGTTCCAATAGCTCTTAAAGTTTTGGGTTCTACACTTTATAAGAAGACTGAAGAACAATGGGAAAGTGCATTGGATAAGTTAAAGGAACATCCCAACCCAAAAATTCATAATCTGCTGAAGATGAGTTTTGATGGATTGGATGACCTAGAGAGGGGCATATTTCTTGATATTGCATGCTTCTTTAAAGGGGAAAAGGCAGAGGCTgttgcaaaaatattaaatagttGTTATAAAGGCGCTCATTTTGGAATAAGCAACCTGTTTGATAAGTGTCTCATTAACATTACAGAACTGGATAGTACTCTTTGGATGCATGATTTGCTACAAGAAATGGGTTGGAACATTGTCCGCCAAGAATCCAAGGATCCTGGTGAACGCAGTAGGCTATGGATCCCCAAAGATGTGGCTCGAGTCTTAAAACATGATGCG GGGACTAAATCTATCGAAGGGATATTCCTGGACATGCATGGGATTGATGGAATACAATTACATCAAGATGTTTTCCACAAAATGCATAATCTTCGgtatatcaaattttattattctcAGCTTTCTGGAAAGGAGGGTAACTCACTGCTGTCACAGCAGGATCTTAAGTCTCTTCCAGGTGAGCTTAGTTATTTTCATTGGGAGTATTGCCCATTGAAATCTTTGCCACCAAATTTTACTCCAGAGAAGCTTGTGGAATTAAGATTACCGGACAGTAACTTCGAACAACTATGGGATAAAGAGCAG AATGTTGCGAATTTAAGAGTGATTGATCTCAGGAATTGCAAGAATTTAACTAGGATCCCAGATCTGTCAAGAGCCTTGAACATTGAAGAGTTGGAGTTCAGTGGGTGCATAAACTTGACTGATCTTCCGTGTATGATTCATTTGAAATTTCTTGAAAACCTGTGTCTTAAAGACTGTCCAGTTACAAAGTTTCCCGAAATTCCACGAACCTTAAAAACATTAAACTTGAGTGGGACTCGAATAGAAGAAGTGCCTTCATCAATCCAGTGTCTCAATCGACTTGCTTCTTTACATATGAGCTGTACACGGATTCACAATCTTCCTGACAGTGTTGTTAAGATGGATTCCCTTAAAATAATCTGCCTGTCTCACTGTCCAAACATCATTCATTTTCCAAATGTTTCAGAGAACATAGAAGACTTAAATTTGGCATATACTCAGATTGAAGAAGTGCCCTTGTCAATTGGGTGTCTCAGTAAACTTTCTCTTTTAGATATGAGTGGCACAAGGATTGGAAATCTTCCAAGCACTATTGGCAATTTGGATTCACTAAAAGCAATCCATCTTTGTCATTGCCTGAACATCACCCAGTTTCCAAATGTATCCAAGACTGTAGAAATCTTATTACTGGACAACACTCCAATAGAAGAAATTCCCCTGTCGATTGCTTTGCTTAGAGGCCTTTCGAAATTAAGTATGAGTGACTGTACTAGGATTAAAAGCCTACCGAGCAGTATTTTCCAGTTGAAATTTCTTCGACAACTTTGTCTCCAAGGTTGTTCAAATTTAGAGATTTTCCCAGAAATCCTGGAGACCATGCAATGTCTATCTCAGCTCGCTTTTTTCAAGAGATTAAGTATAAAAGCTTCACCCATCTTGAATGAGCACATAACTTGTGTGCATCACAGAAGAAACTTGAATGTTCTCAGTGTCATCCTTAGCAGTAGCTTTCTTAAATTTCACACGTTGTCAACTCTAGATCTGAGTGGTTCAAATATAGTGAAAATTCCAATGAGCATCCGACAACTTCCTAATCTAATTTCTCTTCACTTGAAGTGTTGCAAGAGCCTTATATTTTTGCCAGAGCTTCCCCCAAGTCTACGAAACCTAAATGCACATGACTGCACATCATTAGAGCTTGTGTTGAGTGGAAGACAGTTTTGGGAGAATTCTAGCCTAGTCCATATGCTTTTCAGTAATTGCTTCAATTTGGATCAAGATGTAGTTGACAATATTGTGGCTAACGCACAGCTTAGATCTCAATGCATAGTAGAGGAATGGGTGAAAGAAAGGTCATTGGGATTTTATGAAATGATAACTGAAAATATTTTTGATAGAGTTGTTGCCTGTAGTGAAATTTCAGAAAGGTTCGAGTATCAGTGCAGGGATTCTTCAATAACAATCAAGCTATGTCCTGATTGGAAGAGTGATAGATTCTTGTGTTTTGTTCCGTCTGTTGTGGTTAATTTCGAGAACAATCCCAAAGACATTGATGTTAAAATTGTCTGTGAAATTCAGTTAAAAACCATATGTAATGATTGTCATAATTTCATAAGTAGGTGGACTTTGCCTTTGTATTATGATGAGCCCATATTCTTTGAGTCCAATAACATGATCATTTGGTTTGGTAAGAATATGTTTCGAAAAGATGAGCATTATGAGGAGGCCTTATTTGAATTCTACATCACAGCTGGAGAGGATGGAAAGTGTGCAGATCATATGAAGGTGGAGAAATGTGGTGTACATGTATTCTATGTTGATGCAAAATGTTCTATTAACGGCAATGtcaaatccaaaaaaaattcCAGCTCTGATGAAGAGGAAGGGAAGCAAGCCCTTAAGCATTTGGAATCAAGTTATGGAATTTCTGCTTATCTGCCATGCACTCAGGATGATGTGAATGGTTGCAGTCCTAACATGATACAGTTCCAGTCAAACTCTCCAATTGACCCGAATCGGCTCTCATTGAAAAGCAGTTTTAACAGTCTAGATTTTGGTGGATCAACAGACCGAGAAGATATCAATTTTAACAATGGCCATGATAAACCTACTATCAGGAGATGTAGAAGTTTCAACTTTAATGATGAGGATGAACCAGAGCAAAAAATGTTGAAGCATTTACATTTCTTCTGA